One segment of Streptomyces sp. NA02950 DNA contains the following:
- a CDS encoding N-acetylglucosamine kinase: MDLTQSVPPPAAAGRAVLAIDAGNSKTDVALVALDGSVLGTARGGGFRPPLVGAEAAVGALTPLVERAALAAGGPGPARICHVSACLANADLPAEEEELTDALAARRWGAGVTVANDTFALLRAGLADAGEPAGVAVVCGAGINCAGLGHGGRTARFPAIGRISGDWGGGGFLSEEALWWAARAEDGRGEPTELVRALPAHFGLTTMYELIEALHLGSLEAARRLELTPLLFAVAASGDPVARAIVARQAEEVVALATVALTRLDLLAEPTPVILGGGVLAACHPLLDGRVCELLAERAPKAEPRVVTAPPVLGAALLGLDRMGAPAGAHARLRAQYRRAWAEASSGG, from the coding sequence GTGGATCTGACGCAGTCCGTACCCCCTCCGGCCGCGGCGGGCCGGGCGGTCCTGGCGATCGACGCGGGCAACAGCAAGACCGATGTCGCGCTGGTCGCCCTGGACGGCTCGGTCCTCGGCACGGCTCGCGGCGGCGGTTTCCGGCCACCGTTGGTGGGCGCCGAGGCCGCGGTGGGCGCGCTGACGCCGCTGGTGGAGCGGGCTGCCCTGGCGGCGGGCGGCCCGGGGCCCGCGCGGATCTGCCATGTCTCGGCGTGTCTGGCCAACGCCGATCTGCCCGCCGAGGAGGAGGAGTTGACGGACGCGCTGGCCGCCCGCCGCTGGGGCGCCGGTGTCACCGTGGCCAATGACACCTTCGCCCTGCTGCGGGCCGGGCTGGCGGACGCCGGAGAACCGGCCGGAGTCGCCGTCGTCTGCGGCGCGGGCATCAACTGCGCGGGGCTGGGCCATGGCGGCCGTACCGCCCGCTTCCCGGCCATCGGCCGGATCTCCGGCGACTGGGGCGGCGGGGGCTTTCTGTCCGAGGAGGCGCTGTGGTGGGCGGCGCGCGCCGAGGACGGCCGCGGTGAGCCGACCGAGCTGGTCCGCGCCCTGCCCGCGCACTTCGGCCTGACCACGATGTACGAGCTGATCGAGGCGCTGCATCTGGGTTCGCTGGAGGCCGCCCGGCGGCTGGAGCTGACACCGCTGCTCTTCGCGGTGGCCGCGTCCGGCGATCCGGTCGCGCGCGCGATCGTGGCCCGGCAGGCCGAGGAGGTGGTCGCGCTGGCCACGGTCGCGCTGACCCGGCTCGATCTGCTGGCCGAGCCGACCCCGGTGATCCTGGGCGGCGGGGTGCTGGCGGCCTGTCATCCGCTGCTGGACGGCCGGGTCTGCGAACTCCTCGCCGAGCGCGCCCCCAAGGCCGAGCCCCGTGTGGTCACCGCCCCACCGGTGCTGGGGGCCGCACTGCTGGGTCTGGACCGTATGGGGGCGCCCGCGGGGGCCCACGCCCGGCTGCGCGCGCAGTACCGGAGGGCGTGGGCCGAGGCCTCGTCGGGAGGATAG